The Helianthus annuus cultivar XRQ/B chromosome 16, HanXRQr2.0-SUNRISE, whole genome shotgun sequence genome includes a window with the following:
- the LOC110935876 gene encoding U-box domain-containing protein 38 translates to MVGNSNLKKWKFSLHKSSPAPEKPKTKSKSKSQPKPLDEFICPISGSLMFEPVVVSSGQTFERRSVEVCRKLNFIPVIDGSKPDFSTVIPNLALKKAIRNWCQSTGADLPCDAPDYSSVNDSVTKLMLKSSECDGDVRFRVSERDLIAKMAEKPAVVLTHAQTQLNPRSVYHNRFYSSSSEESVIANVPDTPPLPLVTRPLCYSSSPSASTSSEVVVDETETLYNSSTSDEQSFVMKLQNVDVFEQEQAVILLRKVTRTDEEARVLLCTPRLLAALRQCVSSKYVVVQTNAVAALVNLSLEKTNKLKIVRSGIVPPLIEVFKSGCSESQEHAAGALFSLSLEEENKTAIGVLGALQPLLHALRSDSERTRQDSALALYHLSLVQSNRVKLVKLGAVSTLLTLLETGLAGRVLLVLCNLAASSEGKSAMLDSNAIECLFQKLRNEKEDSNESTRENCVACLYSLSIGSMRFKGLARAARATEVLRVVEETGSERAREKAKRMLMMLRERDDEEGRDWDALLEGGMTQSRYRGISTEF, encoded by the coding sequence ATGGTAGGTAACAGTAACCTAAAGAAGTGGAAATTCTCCTTACACAAATCATCTCCGGCACCGGagaaaccaaaaacaaaatccaaaTCAAAATCGCAACCGAAGCCTCTAGATGAATTCATCTGTCCGATTTCCGGTTCACTGATGTTCGAACCGGTCGTAGTTTCCTCCGGCCAGACTTTCGAACGGAGATCCGTTGAGGTATGTCGAAAACTCAATTTTATTCCGGTTATTGACGGATCTAAACCTGATTTTTCGACTGTTATACCTAATTTAGCGCTCAAAAAGGCGATTCGTAACTGGTGCCAGTCCACCGGAGCGGATTTGCCTTGCGACGCACCGGATTATAGCTCCGTTAACGATTCTGTTACGAAATTGATGTTGAAATCGAGTGAGTGTGACGGTGATGTTAGGTTTAGGGTTTCAGAACGAGATTTGATTGCGAAAATGGCGGAGAAACCAGCGGTTGTGTTAACGCATGCGCAAACGCAGTTGAATCCTAGATCTGTTTATCATAATCGGTTTTATTCATCGAGTTCTGAAGAATCGGTGATCGCGAATGTTCCGGATACGCCGCCGTTACCGTTAGTTACACGGCCGTTGTGTTATTCGTCATCTCCGTCTGCGTCGACCTCATCAGAGGTTGTTGTTGATGAAACCGAAACTCTATATAACTCGTCTACGTCAGACGAGCAAAGTTTTGTAATGAAACTGCAAAACGTTGACGTTTTTGAACAGGAACAGGCTGTGATTTTGCTCAGGAAGGTTACTAGGACTGATGAGGAAGCTAGGGTTTTGCTCTGCACGCCGCGGCTGCTCGCAGCGCTCCGTCAGTGTGTGAGTTCGAAGTACGTTGTTGTGCAGACGAACGCGGTTGCTGCTCTGGTGAATTTGTCGCTGGAGAAGACGAATAAGTTGAAGATAGTTCGGTCGGGGATTGTTCCGCCGTTGATTGAGGTGTTTAAGAGCGGATGTTCTGAATCTCAGGAGCATGCTGCTGGTGCACTGTTTAGTCTGTCACTGGAGGAAGAGAATAAGACGGCTATCGGTGTGTTAGGCGCGTTGCAGCCGTTGCTTCATGCGCTGCGGTCGGATAGCGAGCGGACCCGGCAGGACTCGGCTTTGGCTTTGTACCATCTCTCTTTGGTGCAGAGTAACCGAGTCAAGCTTGTGAAACTTGGTGCTGTTTCAACTCTGTTGACACTGCTGGAAACAGGTCTGGCTGGACGAGTGTTATTGGTGTTATGCAATTTAGCGGCTTCCAGCGAGGGGAAATCAGCGATGCTTGATTCGAATGCGATTGAATGTTTGTTTCAGAAGTTGAGGAATGAAAAGGAGGACTCGAATGAGTCAACTCGGGAGAACTGTGTGGCGTGCTTGTATTCGCTGAGTATTGGAAGCATGAGGTTCAAGGGCTTGGCTAGGGCGGCAAGAGCGACGGAGGTGTTACGTGTGGTGGAGGAGACTGGAAGTGAGCGTGCGCGAGAGAAGGCGAAACGGATGCTGATGATGCTTCGTGAACGGGATGATGAAGAAGGCAGGGATTGGGATGCTCTGTTGGAGGGAGGAATGACTCAATCTCGGTACCGAGGCATTTCAACCGAGTTCTGA